atgacactaCGAAACTATTCCCGGTCTCAGAATTCCGTTTGGACTTCGATATTATCAAAACCCTCTCCAAACTACATTTTAAAGAACTTataaaccttcaagaaccaactttcactattgggcgccaaaatgctcccaggtcatccaaaacccaatctgaacatacgcccaagtctaaaatcatcatacgaacctattgaaaatgtcaaatcccgatttcgaggtcgtttactcaaaatgttgaccgaagtcaaacttgacttttcaagccaaccttaaggaaccaagtgtttcgatttcaacctaaactctttcaaatcccgaaccaaccattcccgcaagtcataaatcagtaaaagcatgtacgagaaattttatttaggggaacaaggttctagaaagcaaaacgacagTTCAGGTCGTTACAGGTAAGCAGTGGGGCAGGTGGAGAGTTGGGTATTGGAGACTAGTATCTGTAGGAAGGTTGGTATGGTAGAAGGGGACGTTGGCTGGTCGACGTGCATATTAGTTATGTCAGGAGGATCTGGAGTATTGAGTATAGTAGTTATGAGATTTTGGGCCATGATCAGTAGTGTAGCATAAAGGAAAAGATCTGTGACTGGGAAGtgttgatgtgatgaaataagaGGAGAAAGTTAGAGAGACGTAGGAGCTTCACTCTCTACCAACATTATATCTAGCAAGGTTGCTTCTCTCATCATTAATTTGAAAAAGTTGTATACGATTGCCCTTATCTTAAATGTACTTTTGAAGGAAAATTGTGTATGAAAAGGCATACATGTTTAGAAATGATTTatcaaaaaaaagaaagtcaaaatACTTTATGTATTAGATTAAGAATCGTTTGGTTGGTGAATAAGTTATATCAAAATTATAAtatgaaaattaaataataaaaaattatatagtGACTATTTTTATATTGATAGATTTTTGacttatttgaaaaataagataTATGAGGTATAATATgaaatatgtgtttgattttatGCCAAATAAATTGTTATAAATTTGTATTTCTAATTTATCCTTAGACTAAAGGACATTGAGAGAAAGCCTTAAAGAATTCCATATTGGTCATTTAAGTATTTTATTCTACCATTATTAATTCCATGATTGTTATCTCATATTGAAGATGATATAAAAATAAAACCACAATTATGCTATAACTAATCTTAGGATTGTTAAtggtaaaataagaatttaaatcAAATACGAAATAAAATAATGCTACATTTTTATCTGAGGATTGCTATCAGTTATCCTATAAATCAAATGATCACTAACTGTCTATATCTCAATATGTTATTTCAAGCAAAATTCAGGATAAATTTTTCCTTGAATATCTAtggatttaatttttttatattgaaTTTAAGTAGTTCTTTTTGGATCTAAGTAATTGAATGCCAAATTAAGATATTTTCACTAAAATATGGACTTTTGGTTCAACAGTTTCAATAGTGTGTGTtttacttcttccttttatagaatATTAAATTTATAGAAAACATATTTGTAGAATGTGGCTTAAGGATAAAGCATATAAGTCATATACGCCGCATGTTGCTTATAAATTGCATTTTTCGAACACAATTTATAAGTCATATTTGCTATATGTAATTTATAATTCTCATTTAGCAttgtattttataatttattgATTGCGATTTGTGTTTGCTAACTGAGTTTAAAAATATCCTTATTCAGATCCTTAAtcattacattttttaaaaatattttagctCTTTATTTATAATTTTCCAGTTTAAAATATGGTTTCCCCTATACAAAGGAATGAGTTACTCTCCAATATAACACAACAcactttacaaaaatattcaactATAAATCAATATTAAGTATGTATATGCATCAGTAAATTTCTACATttatcaaaataaataataatcatTAATTAAGGGTTACTATAAGAGGATAAACcgttttttaatttaataagtcattttttattgatgaaatttaaataaaaatttatctatactatattaaaagtatgaaggcccttagcgaaatatcattcgtttttttactatttaaaattagatttcacactagacaaaatagtcatctAATTATTTCCCAAAATTTTAAGACTTTGAAATAAATTAAGTTTTGTTTATTAAACTCTTCCTTAAATGAACTATTTAAGAAAatctaatatttaaaacaatatcacttcaattcaaataaacacataaaattgAATACAAACGAAAATATCCCAACTTTTACCGAACATATCTACAACCAATTGAAATGAAGGGATAATCATTAAATCATACTTAGTACTTATATAATTAAATAAGGAAACATATATAAATGTTGTAGCTATATACGTATGTAATAGGAGTCCAAAAATAAAACACTCATCTACAAATTATAAATAGGGAAATACCGCATATGTATAGGAAAATAGTGCATTCTTTATTGAAATAATTAGATAAATGGGgtcaataattattattttaaaaagtatgtctttttctttaacttttttttataataacccaaataataaaatttatataattccTTAAAAAATTGTACTAATTATAAAACGCATTCAATTATAAAACGCATTCAATTAGTGCGAATTATAAAACGCATTCAGTTTCGCCCAGCCCAACAGATGGGGCGACGGATAATTGGGTTCCGTTTCCAACAATTCTGTATTCGACCTACAGAAAAGAGGATCATTTAGCAGTGATACCATGGTACTTTTATCTTCTATTTCAACTTCCCTGTAATGATAATATGATATTCCCCTAGGTGATTTTTAACTGTATAATTTTTAGGTTAATGGATGTTGATAGGTAAGTGTAGGATTGTCAATTGTTCTGCTCCTTTATCATCAAAAGAGCCGTTCTTATTCAGTTCATCATTGGTTTTACAGAATTAGCTACAATATATAAGTAAATGTTACCTTATCTACTATACTTATTTCTGTATTCACAGTTTTGGCTTCATGAATTGACAATTATTCTTTTCCAGTTATCGCTATTTTATTCATTTATAATGTGTAGGCTGCGGCTTTGTATTTGCATTTCTGAGATGAAGGGTTTCTTCTAGGAAAAGCAATGCTCACTGACACTGGTTGAATTCTAAGAAATTAAAAATGTTTCGTGCATCATACTTAAAAGTGATCAACTTTATAGGAGCTTGTTATTCATGGTCAAGAATAAATTCTTTGATTTTCTGATGTAGGATTAGTTGATTCAAGAGTAGAGGAAATAGGAAAGGAGAAGAAAGCAATAAAAATATGGTTCTATGCTTAATTTCGTCCAGCTCGATTTTCACTCTGCAGCCTGGACGTTCTAGATGTCTTCCCAAATGTATGGGAGTCCAGAATAATGGGAGATATCTCATGAGTGAGGTGGATGTTACGAGGCATAAGATTGTCCCTTCTGCTAGGGTAGATACAGTTGGTTTGGAGGTTTTTGTAGTTTCAGACTTGCATACAGAATACCCGGAGAACATGGAGTGGGTAAAGGGTTTACCTAGAAAGGGGAAGAAAAAGGACGTTCTGCTCGTTGCTGGAGATGTTGCAGAGACTTATGAGAAGTTTGTATTAACAATGTCCCTCTTGAAGGCTAGTTTTGAGCATGTGTTCTTTGTGCCCGGAAACCACGACCTTTGGCTCCGTAGGGAGAAAGAGAATTATGTAAGCAAGCTTTTCTTCATAACGTTCCATGAAGATGTGATTTACAGAGTTTAATTCAAATGTACTGTGTAGAATTGCATCATATGTCACtagttgttgttgtgattttgcATTCATGTGTCATTGTATTCTGTTAAAATGGTTTTGTGACATTATGGAATCCCGTCACTAATGGAGGGATTTTTAACTGAGCAGAAATTCTCCTTTTGAAGCATTTATGGCTGCAGTTTCTTATGCATGTCCCTTTCTCAGTCAACGACATTGCCTTTTAGACAGTCTTATTAAGTTTAGGTCTCAAAAGCTTCGTCCATGCAGAAAAAGTAACACTTTAAGAATGAACATTGGTGGTGtttcctcttctcttttcttttttccctcttCTGCTGCCATTGAAGTAGAGTACTGCTTTTCCTGCTATAATGGTAGTTTTGTAAAACTAAAAGCAATACAACGTGATTAATGTGATGCATCCTctgtattcaggttgattctctTCAAAAGCTGAATAAAATGCTTGATGCATGTCAGACGCTTGGAGTGGAAACTAATCCTAGTGTCATTGATGGTTTGGCAATTATTCCTCTATTCTCATGGTACCACGAGGTAAATGTTACTGTACAATAGCAAAACTATTTCCTTTTTGCAGCTGGGTCATTTTATGCACATCTTGATGTCATTTCTGCTTGATCCCAGAGCTTTGATAGAGAAAAGGACATAACCGGCATCCGCATTCCATCTTTGGAGCTGGTGATTCACTTTCTTTCTCCTTGTAAGGACTAACAATCTTTTAATTCGATGATATGTTAGCCTCTTCCTTGTCCCTTGTTTCGAGATAGACAGAAGATGAGCAAGTTGAGTGTGCCAATCTTTAGCTTACTGACAACTGAAATGAACAGCTCTCCTTGTTATCACTGAAATTCGCCTGAAAATAAGTCAATCAATAGCTCTTCCATCTCTGATCTCACATAGTGCTCTGAAGTGATGTGCATTCCATTGCAATTCGTTTTTTTCAATAAAAGATTCCAGATTGCTCCAAGGAAAATGTGCCCATTACCTTGGGGTGACTTCAAGTACTCTCCGTGATGGGTAGGTGAGTATATGGGGATAATAGTTGACATTTGCAAGTCAATTGCTCATCTTCTTTTGCGTTTTATTTGTTTAACTATCTTAGTGACTCTTCTTTTTGTGGTTGCTTTGGATGCACTTTCACTGTTCTGAGCCTGTTCATTTTGCTACTTGTATTGCAACATTTCTCTATGTTTTTTGTGAGTTTGCAGTGCTCAGACAGTTATATTTTGTTCTTTCAACAAGTTTCTATTACACAGTTAATAGAAACTGATTTATGTGATAGTAGTTTACTGATTGTGTCTTCTATGCTAGTACAGTGTAATTCACCCTCACCAATTTTTGCACAGGCATGTAAGGACTTTCGTGCATGCAAGTGGCCTGATGGACTTATAAATGGAGATAACTCCCTTGCTGCCCATTTTGATGCCATGAATGACAAGAATCAGGATACACTCCAGGAAATGCTGGCAAGATGCAATCAAATAATTTCATTCTCACACTTCGTTCCAAGGTTAGTGAGTACATCAGGCTATTTCAAAATCTCTTTGGGTTGCTAGTCTAAAATTTGGTCGATTATGGTTGAAAAGCCTCAGTCTTGC
This DNA window, taken from Nicotiana tabacum cultivar K326 chromosome 4, ASM71507v2, whole genome shotgun sequence, encodes the following:
- the LOC107811186 gene encoding uncharacterized protein LOC107811186; the protein is MVLCLISSSSIFTLQPGRSRCLPKCMGVQNNGRYLMSEVDVTRHKIVPSARVDTVGLEVFVVSDLHTEYPENMEWVKGLPRKGKKKDVLLVAGDVAETYEKFVLTMSLLKASFEHVFFVPGNHDLWLRREKENYVDSLQKLNKMLDACQTLGVETNPSVIDGLAIIPLFSWYHESFDREKDITGIRIPSLELACKDFRACKWPDGLINGDNSLAAHFDAMNDKNQDTLQEMLARCNQIISFSHFVPRLELCPEKRMLFYPNLPKMIGSDFLEARIRYIHGARGSTKACHIFGHTHFCWDVQLDGIRYVQAPLAYPRERKRRMNGGEDWLPFCIYSNSKLTESMSPCYWSDYYASNPRTPDVTELAPWVARFYGKL